A region from the Brassica napus cultivar Da-Ae chromosome C8, Da-Ae, whole genome shotgun sequence genome encodes:
- the LOC106433220 gene encoding probable serine/threonine-protein kinase PBL5 has product MGCFGSSKKSSKRSEKNRKDTVKIRKTLGGTSDKRDDQTQPCSDSTKVSPYRDVNKEGVVVKEEDQLALDVKGLNLDDQPTGKKAQTFTFEELKVATGNFRSDCFLGEGGFGKVFKGTLEKLDQVVAIKQLDRNGAQGIREFAVEVLTLSLADHPNLVKLIGFCAEGDQRLLVYEYMPLGSLEDHLHDLPYGKKPLDWNTRMKIAAGAARGLEYLHDRMKPPVIYRDLKCSNILLGEDYQPKLSDFGLAKVGPSGDNTHVSTRVMGTYGYCAPDYAMTGQLTFKSDIYSFGVVLLELITGRKAIDSTKERKDQNLVGWARPLFKDRRNFPKMVDPFLQGQYPVRGLYQALAIAAMCVQEQPNMRPVVSDVVLALNFLAASKYDPNSPSSSSRRRNASLHRDRDDEEKRPDLLKETESEVSS; this is encoded by the exons ATGGGTTGTTTCGGAAGCAGTAAGAAATCGAGCAAACGATCGGAGAAGAATCGCAAGGATACTGTGAAAATCAGGAAGACCCTCGGTGGTACAAGCGATAAGAGAGACGATCAGACTCAGCCCTGTTCAG ATTCCACAAAAGTCAGTCCATATCGAGATGTAAACAAGGAAGGTGTTGTTGTTAAGGAGGAGGATCAGTTAGCTCTCGACGTGAAGGGTTTGAATTTAGACGATCAACCCACAGGGAAGAAAGCGCAGACCTTTACATTCGAAGAGCTTAAGGTCGCTACAGGGAACTTTAGGTCTGATTGTTTTCTTGGTGAAGGAGGTTTCGGTAAAGTTTTCAAGGGAACTTTAGAGAAACTTGATCAG GTTGTTGCAATCAAGCAACTTGACCGTAACGGTGCTCAAGGAATCAGGGAGTTCGCGGTTGAGGTGTTGACGCTAAGTCTCGCTGACCATCCTAATCTCGTGAAGCTTATTGGGTTTTGCGCTGAGGGTGATCAGAGACTGTTGGTCTACGAGTACATGCCGCTAGGATCCCTCGAAGATCATCTACATG ATCTCCCATATGGTAAAAAGCCACTAGATTGGAACACTCGGATGAAGATAGCAGCTGGTGCAGCAAGGGGACTAGAGTATCTGCACGATAGAATGAAACCTCCCGTGATCTACCGTGATCTCAAATGCTCGAACATCTTGCTTGGTGAAGATTATCAACCAAAGCTATCAGACTTTGGGTTGGCTAAAGTTGGACCGAGCGGGGACAACACCCACGTCTCCACAAGGGTTATGGGAACTTATGGATACTGTGCTCCTGACTATGCTATGACGGGTCAGCTCACGTTTAAATCCGATATATACAGTTTTGGAGTAGTCCTTCTGGAGCTTATCACCGGGAGGAAAGCGATTGATAGTACAAAAGAGCGTAAAGATCAAAACTTGGTCGGATGG gcACGACCGTTGTTCAAAGACAGGAGGAACTTCCCGAAAATGGTTGACCCATTTCTTCAGGGACAGTACCCTGTTAGAGGACTGTACCAAGCGCTTGCAATTGCAGCAATGTGCGTTCAAGAGCAGCCGAACATGAGGCCTGTTGTATCCGATGTAGTGTTGGCTCTCAACTTTTTAGCAGCTTCTAAATATGATCCGAATAGTCCTAGCAGCAGCAGCAGGAGGAGGAACGCTTCTTTACACAGAGATAGAGATGATGAAGAGAAAAGACCAGACCTACTCAAGGAAACAGAATCCGAAGTGTCTTCATAG